AAACCTGATACTCACCTGCCAAGACAGCTGTGTGCTTATGGGCGGGGTCGAAGGGGCTTTGGCCTTTCCCGTCCACAACTTTGTCCTGGGAGATGGGCATCAGGTAGGAATCTTGGAGTTCCTAAAGGGGGGGGAGAGGCTGGGGACCAGAACGCCAGGGTCTCATGTCTGGGAAATGAAGGGcttgagggaaggagaggaacatggagggaaggtggggccAGGAAGCTCACGAGGGTCCTGCATCTGGAAGAGCAGAGTTTTCCAGAGCTCCAGAGGATGGGCCGGGAGTAGGTGTGGAAGGGATGCTTGGGTCCGAGAGCTGGGTGCCCAATAACTCACGATGAAGGTACAAGCGGGGCTGAAGGCGAAGGTGCCACATGTATATAGGTGGGTGGCGTTGAGAGAGACCAGGACACGGATAAAGTTGAAGCACTGTgtctggggagacagagaattcaggctgcccctcccctgctgggggGGAGAGGGCGGGGCACCGCCGACGCAGTCTCAGTACGTTTTCACAGAGGGTGATACAGGCGTCCTAGTGGAAACAAGCATCCTCCGCTGCCTGTCCCACCTGAGGTCTTCCGGTGGCGGTCTGGGGGCTCTGCCCAGAGCCCCTGCACCCCCACTTCGGCTTACCTCATTACTCTTCTTCTTAAAGgcacattctctctttttttggtcaCTGGCCGGCCAGGGTATctgcagtggggagtggggagggagacgAACGAAAGTGAGGTCTTCGGCTCTAGCTTTGACCTGCTGCCGTCTCCTTGGGCCAGGTGTGAAATCACCAGAAGGCATGGTGGCCAGTGACATGCTAATGAGCTGTAATAACATCAGCTTGTGACTGTGGCCACTGCTCTGATGATGCTGGCGTTCCTTGGGACGCAGCTCTATGGTAGAACACGGCCTGCAGAaccagacctgagtttgaatccagAATCGGCCGCTTGGTGGGGAAGTGATCTCAGTCAATTGCACAGGCTTCTGGAGGGCACCCACCAGGAACATATGCAAAGTACCCTAGGGCAATGCCTGGTATACAGAGCAGCTGTTGTCAAACCACACGTTTCCTGGAGAAATGGTTTAAAATGTCGGTTCCTGGCTGCCACCTCAGAGAAGCTGCGTCTTCACCCGGCAACCCATACGCGCGGGTGGCCCAAGGCCACACGCTGAGAGGCACAACCGGGAGATGCTCAGAAattgctccctctctccctccttccttcctcccccctctcttcctcACACCATTCCCGTTAGGAGGCTGACCGTAATTTAATACACAGGCTTCAGTGATTTCTACCGGTGGGTGGATGTCATGTTATTGATGTCATTGGAGTCAGGGTTTCTGTCGTATGTCAATGATTTCCATTTCAGCCATTCTAGCAGTTAGTATCGTTCAAGCAGAAGGCAGGGTACCAGCAAGTGGGGAGACCACTGTGGTATCTCTTCTCTGTTCTGCAGACCGGGTACATCCGACCCGGTAGGATGGGTAGTCGGTCATGCGTAGGCAGACCAGgcacgggggtggggaggcactgtcggccccctccccacccccggcccatGCCCTTCACCCCTGGCCTGCTCACCATGTTCTTCAGCTTTGGCATCCCTGGATCCTGGATGTTCAAGGCCAGAATGGCCTCCCGAGCCCCCACGTAGAGAGTGCCTCCATCACCACTCAAAAGCAGAGTGTCGAAATCCTGGAGGCCCTTCTGGTGGAAGAGGCCGAGAACCCTGCGTCCGTCCCCTGTTGGGAGTTGAGGAGAAGGGGTGAGTGATGAGGGCTGGCTGGGCACAGAGCTGACTTCCGAgattgaggtggggaggggaagtgtTGGCAGAGTGTgcccccccccaggccctggcagccAGACCTACACTCCACCAGcagccgccgccccccccccccttcacccaCCCTGCTGGGAGGGCAGGAGTTTTGTGTTGATCCCACAGCGGAGAGAAGAGGCAGCCAGAGACAGGGTAACGACAGCCCGGGGCTGGGGAAGGGTGGCCTGAACCCAAGAGACACACAAAGGGCCAGCAAATAGAGTGAGCCACAATGGACACACTTCCAggcctggcgggggtggggggctgtgggggtcagggggaggagcagggggagcagAAGGCAGACAGACAGCTAGGACTGTGTGTCAGGGTGGCTGTGGGCTGTAGGGTCACACTCCCCaaccccccttcccttctctcgcAGGACATTTCTACCACTAGAATCACTGTCATCAGCTGAACAGAGAGGAAACGTTCATCCCCAAAGGCCCCTGTGGGCGTGCCTGGCTGGCACCTATGTGGGGGCAGCGAGCCGGCCATCGGGAGGCAAGTGAGGCCCTCATGGTCACCTCGGGGTGGCGGTGGTGCCGGGGGGATGCTCCTGTCCCGCTGGTACATCGGCAAGGGGACaggctccccccccacccagggctgtGTTTGCACGTCAGCCCTAGAGGCCTGTCCTGTCTAGCTAACCGTTCCCTTTGGAAGCTGTGAGAATCTCAGGGCCAAAAGGAGAAGTCGGCAAGGTGCTGGAAGGGGTGGCTCCCCCCAGACCTGCGTGAACCCCTCGGTTACTGGACGCCCCATCCTGCGGCATGACCTCCGGGCCTCGCATCTGCTTCCCGCGCAGAACCCGGAGGGCGGGCTGAGTACCAGCGTTGCTTATGTTGGGGATGCCAGCACTGGACACAGAGGCGTCCTCGCCAACAGCGGCCAGCGTGCGTGTCCTTTACCAGGTTGCCCCAGACAGATACCAGAGACACAGCCGTGCCCAGGAGACCCTGCGCCTACAACTCCTGGCATATCCCTTCCTGAGCCTTCTGCCTGGAGCTGAGAGGGCGGGCGGCAGAGCGTCAGGGCCTGCATCCCAGGGGGCCACCCCGAGTTCACTTATTCCTGGCGTCTGGACGTGGCGCGGTCCAGCACCCTCTGTGTGGTTGCTGCGGGCCTGGTGTGTGCGGGGCCACCGGGTCCACGGATGATCTTCTAGCGTGGCTGTGGCTTTGCGGGCACGTGGGGGTGTGAAAGCAGTTAGGGGGTGGAAGTGCCCGGCTTGAGGACAGTGACACgtaaggagggaaagaaaaaccacCAGCCCTGGAGAGAACCACCCCggccccttcctctcctcccttggtCTTCCCCCTTAGTCTTCCGGCCGTGGCACATAGTTTCCTCATccaccccttcctctgcccctcccctccggcTCAGCTTGCCGCCCTGCGCTACCTGGCCGTCGGACACTTACCTGCGTGGTATATGACCCTGGGTAGGGGCCCCTGCCCGGCGGCCCCCGCGGTCAGCAGCCGTGGCAGCAGAAACAGCCAGAAGAGGAAAAGGCCCGGGAGGCTCCAGGGGTCCGGGCCCGGGGCTAGGAGGGCCATGCTCAGCCAGAGGCTGTCACCAGATGGCTCTGCGGAAAcagacacccagacaccctctGGGTGAGCAGGCCTCACCACATCCCCCCCGGGGAGCCAATAGGAGAGCCCCAGGCAGCAGAAGTGcgtacgggggtggggggtgccggGGAGGGGACAGTTTCCTTTCCAGAGTGCCTTCTGAGTCTCACTTCCATCATCCACGGGCACCAGCCTGGTGCCTCGAGCTCCCCTGTGGGTCGGAGTCCAGCTTCCTGCCTGCCCTTCTGATCTTCGGCCCCCAGcagccctgctctgccctctcTCACCTGAGTCTCAGGAAGTCCTTCTTGCTGTCTACCCTTTGCCTTCCCTCCCCCGTCGCCCAGAGCCCAGACCTTTCCCTTCCCCGGGCCCAGGCAGGGGACTTTCTGGGGAGCAGCTTCCTACACTCAAAATGTAGGTTAATCAGACCCATCTCTGCTGGGACTTTCAGATCTGTGGCcgacctctcccctgccctcagaGGACCCAGGCAGGCCTGATTCTGCCTATGCtgacctctccccttcccctgctgggtGCAGGTCTTTGACACTCTGGCCTACCTGGCCTTCCCTTGTAGGGAGGTAATGAGGGGCCGCGCCACCAGGCAGCTCTgcggctgcccctccccctgctctctgaCTCCCTGGGTCGCTGCATCAAGGTCCCCAGGATCGTCACCCCCCAGCCGCCCACCTCATGGCACATACCCTCGAGCCAGCCACAGTGCAGAACCCCAGGTGTCCAGAGTCTTGGGTAGGGGTGCATccaagggaaagaagaaggggcTTCCTAGGCCCcagaggcaggggacaggggatgGAAGGTCAGCCCGGCTGGGCCGGGAGTGAGGCCCGCCAGGTACCCATAGCGCCAGAGCCGGCCCTGAGAGCTCTGGAAAACCAGAATTTCCACCTCTGGAGTCGAGTTGTGACAGATCCCTGGCTCAGgcggaagtgggggggggggagccctggGAGGGCAAGAAAGGAGACACGCCTCTGCCCCCCCCTCCGTCTATCCAGAAAGTTTCTGGGCCATGCCAGCCACCCCACTGCCCTCTGTCGTGCCACCTCTAGTCCAACCAGCCCGGGAGTGGCTTCTTCTCTTGCTCAAGATTTCTCAGATAGGACGTGACCCtgtcctctctgttcctcttttcgCTCACCCGCAAAGCGGGGTCTCTCCACGGCTGTGTGCTCAGAAGTGCCTGCGGTGGTCTCCCCTGGGGACCCCCGCTTCAGGGGGGCCTCAGTCTTGAAAGACTAAGAGGGCTGCGTTGGGCTCTCCCCCGTGGCTGGTTCCCTCCCACGGCCTGGCGTCCATCCCTCCCCGGGGCAGCATCAGGCCAGGGGGAGCCCAGAAAACTTCCCATCTGAGCTCACACCCAACCCCCCAGTGTCTGCTCACCTCtccctggaggccccggggcggggggaacCTCCTAATGCAGGGTTAACGAGGCATCTCCAGCCGGGGCGCACAACCTATAAAGTGGGCAGCTTCCGGCGCACTCGGCCCCAGGCCGGCTGGCTGCTGGTTTAAGAGCACGGCCATCCCAGGGCTAACCTGACTCCAGCTGGTGACCCAGCTCCTTCTCACACTGCCATTGCTCAGGCAGGATGGCCTTCCTGCCGTGTCACTGCCATCCTTCTGGTCGTGGTGCAGCCCGTCATTCCCTAGAATTCCCGGTCAGGGCCCACTCATCTTCCCTCAGTTTCTCTGGGGGCTGGTCCCAGCCGGAGCCCTCCTGAAAACTGTTTCGTGGCGACTAGCCTAAGACTCTCCCAGACTTTCGTGGAGGCTGGCGGCCAAGTCCTGGGGAGAAGCCAGGGGCCACGCCACTCAGAGAAAGTCTCCCAGACTCAGAATCCAGGGAAGGGAAGATCCCTCCTGGACTCCGCCTTCTGCGCCTCCCCAACCCCTAGTCCAGATCTGGGGCCTGCTCTGCCCCTTGGCCTCTCTGCTTGAACAGATTGGCTTATCTGGGTCACAGGGAGGGGTTCTGACTGCGGGGGAGACGGGGGAGGCAGCCCAGCTCCAAACTCCCAGCCCGACGCCCTGCGTCTGCCCTCTGGAAGTGCTCAGTTCCCCGGGCTGGCCCTAGTTCCTCCTGCCCCAGAGACCCGGGattctccttccccagcccctcccgccAATATGAGTAGTTCGCGGTATTAGGCCTTGGTCTCCCCAACAGTTTTAGCAGATGGGCACCACCATAGTcccatttcgcagatgaggaaagtgaTGTTATGCAGCGAGAAGCCAAGTTAGACTCAGATGGGCCTCGTTCAGAAGCCAACCCCTTGGCCACCCAGCGTGGTCCCTTCTCAGCTCTGAGCCACTTGGATGGGGAAGACACCTCGGAGGGAGGGGGTGGCCAGCTCTGGCTCTTCTGGGCTGAGAAACTGTACCTCAGGGACCCCCGATTCCGGAGGGGACAGAGACCTCTCTGGCCATCAGGTACGAGCACCAGCCCCACACGCAGCAGGGCCATCCGCTTCCGCGGGAGAGCCTGCCGGGGGGAGGACACCCTGCCCACCACCGTCCCTCTTGCGTGGGGGGCTCTGGAGTCGGAGGCAAAGTCACACGGCCATCACCCCCGTGCGGCTGGGGAGCCCACGGCCAGGGTGGCTTCAGGGGCACATGACCCGGGCAGTCACGGGGGCCCCCCATTCGGAAGGGCCCACACGTGACCTAGTGCTCTCCTGCTGCCGTCCTGAAGGTGCCTGATCACTGCTGAACGCGGGACCCCACGTCTTCTCTCTGAGCCAGGCCCGCAAGTGATGGAGCAGGTCCTGCCCCGGCATCAAGCAAGCTCGTGGCCGCCAGGGCTCCTCAGCTGACCTTCCTCATTGTCCACACAAGAAGCCAAGGCCAGCAGGGAAGTGTCTTGGCGGGGGCTGGGGTCTGCAGGGTTCAGGTGGGGCGGTGGCGAGAAGGGGCCAGGTGTTCAGGGCCCAGCCTTAGGGGCTGTGACATTTCATGGCACCGATGTGGGGGCTCCCcagctcctctctccccagcctggggaccctccccccccacaaAACAACAATGTCTAGTTCCACCCTGTCACCCGCTGAGGGTCCACCTCTTCTGGGGACTCCTCCCCTCTGGCCCCTAGACCACATCGAATAGTAGCCCCTTCCTGCCAGGCTTTCTGGCCTTTGGTAGAGATGTAGCTGTGGGgaatggaggggggaggggagatgggacaTCGTCCTCGACCTCGACCTCGTTCTCCACCCTACTCTGTACTCACCCCCCTGCGCCCTACCCTGTACTCACCCCCCTAAGACCATGCCCCATGCTCACTCCCCTGCCCCCTACCCTGTACTCACccctctgaccctaccccatgCTCACTCCCCTGCACCCCTAATCTGTACTCACCCCCCTACCCCTACCCTATGctcaccccctgccccctacCCTGTACTCACCCCCCTGCCCCCTACCCTGTACTCACCCCCCTAAGACCATGCCCCATGCTCACTCCCCTGCCCCCTACCCTGTACTCACccctctgaccctaccccatgCTCACTCCCCTGCACCCCTACTCTGTACTCACCCCCCTACCCCTACCCTATGCTCACCCCCCTGCACCCCTACCCTGTACTCATCCCCCTGCCCCCTACCCTGTACTCACCCCCCTAAGACCTTACCCCATGCTCACTCCCCTGCCCCCGACCCTATGGTCACCACCCTGCACCCCTACCCTGTACTCGCCCCGTGCCCCCTACCATGTACTCACCCCCCTAAGACCTTGCCCCATGCTCACTCCCCTGCCCCCTACCCTGTACTCACccctctgaccctaccccatgCTCACTCCCCTGCACCCATACTCTGTACTCACCCCCCTACCCTACCCTATGctcaccccctgccccctacCCTGTACTCACCCCCCTGCCCCCTACCATGTACTCACCCCCCTAAGACCTTGCCCCATGCTCACTCCCCTGCCCCCTACCCTGTACTCACccctctgaccctaccccatgCTCACTCCCCTGCACTCCTACTCTGTACTCACCccctctgaccctaccccatgCTCACTCCCTTGCACCCCTACCCTGTACTCACCCCCTGCACCCTACCCTATGCTTATCCCACCTGCACACTACCCTATGTTCATCCCCTCTGCACCCCTACCCCATCTCATCCCCCCTCTACCCCTACCCTATGCTCACTCCCCCTGAACCCTACCCTATGCTCATCCCCCCTGCACCCCTACCCCATACTCACCCTCCTGCACCCTACCCTATGCtcatcccccctccacccctaccACATGCTCATCCCCTCTCCACCCACACCCTGTAATCACCCCCCTGCACCCTACCCTATGCTCACCCCCCGTACCCCTACCCTGTACTCACTCCCCCTGAACCCTACCCTATGCTcacctctctccacccctaccccatgCTCACTTCCCTGCACCCCtactctgtgctctccccaccTGCACCCCTACCCTGCACTCACCCACCTCCACCCCTACCCTACGTTCACTCCCCTGCATCCCTACCCTATGCtcatcccccctccacccctactCCATGCTCACTCCTCTGCCCTCTACCCtatgctcaccccccaccccctaccctatGCTCATCCCCCCCTAACTCTACCCCATGCtcatcccccctccacccctaccccatgCTCACTCCCCTGCACCCCTACCTTATGCTCATCCGCCCTGCATCCTACCCTATGCTCACCCCACCTGCACCCTACCCCATGCTCacccctctccacccctaccccatgctcacacccctccacccctacccTGTGCTCTCCCACCTGCACCCCTACACCATGCTCACCTCCCTTCATCCCTACCCTGTGttcactccacacacacaccctacccTGTGctcacccctctctgcccctaccctgtgctCACCCACAGAACTCTGGGGAACTCTGTCCCTTTGGGGCTCCTGGTAACATGGATACCTCACTGGAAGGGGCTCCAGGAGCTGGGAGAAAAGCCACTCCGGGCTTCATCAATGACCAGGTCTAGCTCCCCttaccccctctccctcccagcctcagggGTAGCCCTAGAAGAGCGCAGTCCTGGGGTACATCTGCTTCCTGGCTCGCCTTCCTCAGCCCTACCTGCCCTGCACCGTCTTGCCCTGTTTTTATGATCCAATCAACTTATATTTAGGTGCCTACTGTGTGTGAGGCGCTTCCTTAGCCTCTACTCCCCCGGCATCCCCGCACCTCTTCCCACCCACACTGTCTCTCAGCATTCTCACCACCCGCCAAGCCCAAACCCCCCAACCCTTTCCCCAGGGCCTCCTAGGCCTCCTGGATCTGAGCTGGAAGGCTGAGCTGACTGCCGCACACAATGGCCcgacccctctctctgcccccttctcaaGGCAGAGCCAGCACCAGACAatggcccgcccccccccccccttcagccCTCCGGCTCCCTTACCTGGAGCTTGGGGATGCACCGAGCTTCCCTCCCCCTGGAATGCCAGGCAGTTCCTGTCTCCCAGTGCCTTCGTCCGtgccacacccccgccccccatccccaaCCCCATCCCGCCTCACTGGTCCTCAGTCACCATGGCGACCGCATCTCTAAGTGGGAGGGACTAGAATCTCCCCATATTCTTCCTCCTCCTACCCGTGTCCCCCTGCGCCCCACCTTCTGCTGCTCGTGGATCCACAGTGTGGGGGAGGTGGGACTCCAGATATGGGGGGAGCCCCTGGGGGTCCTTGCTCagctccctctccccctgtcaGGCAGGCACCACCTCGTAGATGTCCCCTAGCTGGGTTCAGGGGTCACGTGGGGCCAATTCTCTTTTATGGTGAATTTCTCAGGGTTTCCCTCTTCCCTGGGAACTGTGTATATGCACGGGGACAGGGGGTCATAACTGGATGCCAGCTGGCCAGACCCCGTGCAAACTGAGTTTGCCAAGGAGGAGGCGAGTGCACATACAGAGATCTGTGCAAACAGGCCGAGGGACAGGGGCTCCGTCAAGCGGGCTAAGAGGCCCTCTTCCATCCTCACTATCCTGGCTTCCGGGTTCAGGTTCTGCCATTTCTTCCCAAGCCACTGTGACAGAAGCCTTCTTTGGCCAACCCCCTGAGACCTGTTAGGAGAAGTCTTATGCTCTGAGAGGAAGGATGAGGGCAGACTTCAGAAGGGACTTTCCAAAGGTCGAGGCCAGATAGGGATAAAACAGAGACAGGCTGAGCTATTATTGTTCCCCAGCTATGAAGGAGCAAGCAGGGGCTCTGGGGGCAGTGTTGAAGCTGGGCTTGTGTCCTCTCCCAGCCCCGACCCTGAGCACCTACTCGGCAGAGCACCCTCCTGTCCCCGCTGGACCTCAGCTTTCTCACTGCTAACAGGAGGAGGTGGAAAAGCCCCTTCAGGGTTGGCCCCTCTCTCGGCCTGTGGGAAGACTGGGAAACAGATGGCCCGGGGCCAGGGCGCAGAAGGCCTGGGTCCCAGGCACGGCTGCCTGTAACTTGCGGTGTGACCCTGGGCAGCTTGCTTGTCCTCTCTGATTCCAGCCTACCTGGGAGCAGCTCAGCTCATTTCGAGACGTCATAGTATTTTTAAGAAGGAAGTAAGTGTGCTGGGACCAGCCCCAGGCTCAGGGGTTCAGAGGCCAAGCCCGGTTCCCTTTCAGGTCTGGGTAGGGGTGGCGGGTGAGCGTTTCCGTCTGGAGTGGGGTGGCGAGGGCAAGGCCGGGGCCAAAAgcagaagtgggctctgagcgGAGCTCTGTCaccacccccaccgccaccatCTCTTCACTGCCGACAGCACCCAGGCCTCGGGGCTTCGGAGGGCGCCCGCAGGCTCCTCTCCCCCTGGACGGGGCCGTGGTAGCAGGCGAAGAACCGATTGGAAATCCGGGTGGCCGGGCCCAGAGGGAACTGGGCTGGCGGTggaacaggaaggaagaaggtaaGACTGTAGCAGGACTTCCCGCCCGCCGGGGAGTGTCCTGggtccttcccctctccttccctccttccagggGAATTGGGTGCAGTCTCTGAACGGAACTGTAAGGGCCACATCTCTGAAATACTCCAAGGGAGCAAGGTGGAGGGAGCCTGCAAGCTTCGGCCGCATCCAGGGTTACCCGGGTGAGCTTCGGGGAGCCTCTCCCAGCCTCGATGTATGGAATCAGGGCTTCCAGGAAGGAGCCCAGACGTCCTGGGAGGCAGCAGGGACCCAGTCTCGGGCAGCGGCTGTGGCTGCGGCTAGAAATGTGCCGGGGTC
This genomic interval from Prionailurus viverrinus isolate Anna chromosome F1, UM_Priviv_1.0, whole genome shotgun sequence contains the following:
- the LOC125154942 gene encoding proline-rich extensin-like protein EPR1 isoform X1, with the translated sequence MLTPLHPYPVLTPCTLPYAYPTCTLPYVHPLCTPTPSHPPSTPTLCSLPLNPTLCSSPLHPYPILTLLHPTLCSSPLHPYHMLIPSPPTPCNHPPAPYPMLTPRTPTLYSLPLNPTLCSPLSTPTPCSLPCTPTLCSPHLHPYPALTHLHPYPTFTPLHPYPMLIPPPPLLHAHSSALYPMLTPHPLPYAHPPLTLPHAHPPSTPTPCSLPCTPTLCSSALHPTLCSPHLHPTPCSPLSTPTPCSHPSTPTLCSPTCTPTPCSPPFIPTLCSLHTHTLPCAHPSLPLPCAHPQNSGELCPFGAPGNMDTSLEGAPGAGRKATPGFINDQPTWEQLSSFRDVIVFLRRNTQASGLRRAPAGSSPPGRGRGSRRRTDWKSGWPGPEGTGLAVEQEGRRKGSEWLMELIKGESQEDKTGEWRVRSRRRPAPWSLPLQTPGPALPPVRGRGPPRRTPCVVH
- the LOC125154942 gene encoding proline-rich extensin-like protein EPR1 isoform X4, whose translation is MLTPLHPYPVLTPCTLPYAYPTCTLPYVHPLCTPTPSHPPSTPTLCSLPLNPTLCSSPLHPYPILTLLHPTLCSSPLHPYHMLIPSPPTPCNHPPAPYPMLTPRTPTLYSLPLNPTLCSPLSTPTPCSLPCTPTLCSPHLHPYPALTHLHPYPTFTPLHPYPMLIPPPPLLHAHSSALYPMLTPHPLPYAHPPLTLPHAHPPSTPTPCSLPCTPTLCSSALHPTLCSPHLHPTPCSPLSTPTPCSHPSTPTLCSPTCTPTPCSPPFIPTLCSLHTHTLPCAHPSLPLPCAHPQNSGELCPFGAPGNMDTSLEGAPGAGRKATPGFINDQPTWEQLSSFRDVIVFLRRNTQASGLRRAPAGSSPPGRGRGSRRRTDWKSGWPGPEGTGLAVEQEGRRERDRA
- the LOC125154942 gene encoding proline-rich extensin-like protein EPR1 isoform X3, which gives rise to MLTPLHPYPVLTPCTLPYAYPTCTLPYVHPLCTPTPSHPPSTPTLCSLPLNPTLCSSPLHPYPILTLLHPTLCSSPLHPYHMLIPSPPTPCNHPPAPYPMLTPRTPTLYSLPLNPTLCSPLSTPTPCSLPCTPTLCSPHLHPYPALTHLHPYPTFTPLHPYPMLIPPPPLLHAHSSALYPMLTPHPLPYAHPPLTLPHAHPPSTPTPCSLPCTPTLCSSALHPTLCSPHLHPTPCSPLSTPTPCSHPSTPTLCSPTCTPTPCSPPFIPTLCSLHTHTLPCAHPSLPLPCAHPQNSGELCPFGAPGNMDTSLEGAPGAGRKATPGFINDQPTWEQLSSFRDVIVFLRRNTQASGLRRAPAGSSPPGRGRGSRRRTDWKSGWPGPEGTGLAVEQEGRRNAVGKQ
- the LOC125154942 gene encoding proline-rich extensin-like protein EPR1 isoform X2, producing the protein MLTPLHPYPVLTPCTLPYAYPTCTLPYVHPLCTPTPSHPPSTPTLCSLPLNPTLCSSPLHPYPILTLLHPTLCSSPLHPYHMLIPSPPTPCNHPPAPYPMLTPRTPTLYSLPLNPTLCSPLSTPTPCSLPCTPTLCSPHLHPYPALTHLHPYPTFTPLHPYPMLIPPPPLLHAHSSALYPMLTPHPLPYAHPPLTLPHAHPPSTPTPCSLPCTPTLCSSALHPTLCSPHLHPTPCSPLSTPTPCSHPSTPTLCSPTCTPTPCSPPFIPTLCSLHTHTLPCAHPSLPLPCAHPQNSGELCPFGAPGNMDTSLEGAPGAGRKATPGFINDQPTWEQLSSFRDVIVFLRRNTQASGLRRAPAGSSPPGRGRGSRRRTDWKSGWPGPEGTGLAVEQEGRRGIGCSL